In Palaemon carinicauda isolate YSFRI2023 chromosome 1, ASM3689809v2, whole genome shotgun sequence, the genomic stretch TATTCCATTTTCTAATAAATTTACACATTGTTTCGTTTGCCCAAATCATTACTGCAACTAATCCTATACAGTGGGCTACAGTAGATGAAAAGACCGCAgattgaacatgaaatttcataaaggaaaagataaatagctgaatggtaatgatgataatgataataaatagtagtaaaatagttttttatttgttgaaCGTCTGGAGCTTAaccttttataatgtatttcttcaGCTAAAGAAAATACGTTTCATGACTGTTACCTAAAACTTTGGAACTTGTTACGGTGCTTTCTTcgagttaataatgataatgatgtaaaGGATATTGAAAATAGTAATGAGAATTAAGCAGTTAACAGGTTTATATTAGTTAAAGGCTGGAAGGGTCTTAATACTTGGAGGTGAGAGAGTTCATGAAAGACAAAGATCTGGAATTACCGTAAGCACTATCTGGGTAAGTCTTGCCGTCGAAAGTGGGTAAATTCAGGTCGATAAAGCTGTAGAGGAGGATGCCCGTTAGGCTGACGGGGATGAAGAATGCCCAGCAGAATTTCCAGTAGATGCCCAGGTCAACGTCCAGCATGAATTTGATGTCCCCGAGGAGGTTACGCATACCTGGGGGAACAACACGAGGGGATTCAGATGGTCAAACCAGATTTTTAtatctattctctctcttttttttttctgcgaTGAATCAAAATTATCGATTGTGTGATTGAAAACAAAacctaaaaaaacatttttttttcattttaccttaaaCAGAATTGCAAAAGTGCAATTGTTACGAAAAACAATCCATTCATGATTATTTTTGAGTTTGTCATTTCCTTTGCCTATATGTTATTCTATTTTGTAAATAATTGCAAGTTGAGTAGATGCAGAGAAGTATATGCTTACCATAGATATAATTAACTGAAATCGTTTCAATTATGACCAACACGTAGATGATGAAACCGGCTCCAAAGTAGTCCACTAGATCGACCATCCACTGACCtcccttcaataataataacaacaaaaataacaatcaaatGGAAGACCTTAAAGTAAATAGGCGATGTTAACAGACAATAAAAGAAGATGAATGAAATTTAACTGAACCGATTCTTCGGGAAGTTTTACTCACAGGTGTGACGTAGATGAGACCAAACAGGAAGCTGACCGAACAAACTGCCATCGATATATAGAGCTTCTTGACTTTCGGAAACTGATCGGCAAAGATCGCAATTATATTACTTGAGAGAGCCGTTGAAGAGCCCACGCCGAGAGTGAACATCATCAGGAAGAAGAGTACAGCGAACAGCTATAAAATAGACAAAATGTTAGTATAATTTTGGCATAAAACTCTCCTCGTAACTTTAATGATTAAAAATCTATAATACCGATAGTCATCAATTGATAGGTAATGGTGTGCACAGGATGAGTTGGAAGCTGGAGGTATGGTGTCACTTGGTGTTATCTAAAGCATTGAATGAATTAGGTAGCTATATTTGCAAAAGTAGAATTTCTAGTGTGTTAACAATTACGGATATGTATCCAAGTTCATTTTTCTGTGTTGAACATGTGTGTCAAACTGTGTGAGAATTCGAAAGGAGCAAGACCAGGGAGAGGAGCGAAAGGAGAAAATCAAACACTAAAGAACGGGAAAGAAATCGGGAATCCCAACTCGTTGTTTCTGAATCCCCGATTTACTTGATAGCCCAGGGATGAGTGAGACTGAAAAAGAACCCGGTGCCCAGTTGAGAGAAAGAAGGACCACTAATAGGGAAAAGGGAAGTACAGAAGTAATAAAATGATTTAATGCGTTCAATTTATTGTCTATTTTCAATCCTACACTTTCATGTTAGTGTTGGCCGAGAGTAAAGAGAAATGGCTACCTTTCTGGGTTACAAAAAAGAAGAATAAGGAAAGATGAGAAATTAAAATGGCACCATATCTTTTCACCACAGGCCTCTCATCACTCACCTGAGGAACTGTATCGAATTTTGTCAGCGCTTCGGGATATGATATGAAAGCGAGTCCCGAACCTCCCTTTACAACCTCAGACACATCAACCCCCAGCTCGAATGCCAGGTTACCCAGGATGCAGAAGATGGTGAAGCCCGCCAAGAGGGAGGTGAACGTATCAGCCAAACTGAGAATCCATGCATCTCTGAAAATGAGTAGACAGGGTATAAGCTTTGTAATGGAAGATCACTACGGTTAATTATGAGCACCTAATGGGAGTTATTAGGTAACTTGCAAACAGAAAAAGAATTATAATTTCTTGCTTTCTCATTTTATACATCGTTTATTAAGTAATTACATAGAAGAAAAGGGCAAAATCTGAAAACAGTAGGGCCAATTTCGAAGGAAGCTACTGATGCATTGATTTTTACATATTTGGACAAAGGTGAATGTTGAACCCTTTAAGCACCATAAAACATAATTTATGTCACGTCAATATAACTCCGTTTAGTGCCATACAACGTAATTTAAGTCgggttggaaaaatatatttttcaagaaaCTTGAGCAATCTTTCCAGACGTAGATGGAAGCCGTAAGGGGTCTGAACATGCATGGGAGTGATGTTAACGTAGGCCATTGTGACTGACTCAACAGAATGACCAGCGGTGATTGTTGGAGAATTACAGAATCCTCAGTCTCTAACAGATTTTGGTCATAACAGCTGGGCAGAATTTGTGTCCCAGTGTTTGTCTGTTGTCTTGCATATATCTCCTCCATTTTTTATCCATTTTGGTTAAAATTTTCATTGCTAATTGCTGAACAGTTTTATTATTGATTTAGCCTAAGATGAAAATACCAAAGATTTTTTGTGGTACCGTGCCAAAGGGTAAAAGTGTGATAAGGCACCTGGATGTTGGTGATGATACTGACCACGTGCAAGTAGAGCTATCAATAATGATTTGTGGCGTAGAGGAAGATATGCCTCGAAAGTATGATTTCATAAAACTATAGCCTACAAATGTGTCAAAGTGACACCTCAAAAACTAAGCCTGATTATAGAGGTGGAAAGAGATATCAAGGAAAATGAAGTTGCGAGAATAGAAGTCGTGCCTgaagagagaggtagagagatcAAAAgcgagaaggaaaaggaaaaagtgatcgtaaaaaaagaaaaaaaaatattactaaaggAAAAAGTGtcgataagaaataaaaaaaaataatataaaagggaAAAAAGACTGCAAAACGAGCGAACACAGcacaattgtaaaaaagaaaagaatggaaTGAAAACCTAGATGATGAACAAGTTATCAAAATTGATGGTGAAATTGATAGAGATGATCTGAGTGGAGTAAAACGGATACTTATACAGGTGTTGCCGATTTAACCAGCAATGAATACTCAGAACCAGGTGGAATTGAAAGTGACGAAGATGAAGATATTGAAAGGGATCATTTTCCTAGAAATTCCTTTGGTTCGAGGTAATCCCGCAGTACCAGGTCATGTGGACAGTGAAGAAGACAAAGATCATGGGGTGAGCCTTCCTTTACTATTCTACCCCAATCTACATGGACTGAGCGTAGACTCTTAAGATAACGATGATGGGTGGACTGAAGATATGATACCACCACCCCTATCTTTTCACTACTGCCCCAAGAATGGCAGGGCCCATTCCTTACACTCCTTATAGGGTTTTCCAGCTCTTTTAATGATAGATATCATTTATTACCTCATGGAGGAAACAAATGATCACGCCAAATACATGATGGAAGATCTGCAAAGGCCGTCAGCGTATCCATACAGCGAGTGCAATATCATTGGCACTGAGCAATGACCAGGTACTGTCATGTGGATGGGGATTATGGACCGGCTAAACGTATTCCAGGGCATTTTTTCGGCAGCGATGTCACATGGGTATTTCAAGGCGATCGGAACGAGTTTCACATGTTCAATATGTGGGCCATACTGAAACAATACTACCACCGAGTTAATTTCCATTCGGCCCGTCAAAAAGTACATCTGAGAAAGATCCTGGAGTTCGtatatcacgaaaaaaaaaaaaaaaaaaacatctgtcgCTCTATGAAGGAATGTTGAGTGGAAAGGACGCCTCTCAATCAAGGTATATAACCTATGTAACCTGCGAAGTATGGCATAAAAGTTTACTCTCTGAACGAGGGTGAGTAAGGATATGTCCATTATTTCACTATATACCATGGTGTTTCTTTGTCTCTGAGTACCATAGTTTTCTTACTGATGGATCAGCACTTAGACAAAGATTACCATGTCTTCATGGGTAACTTTTATATTTCTGTTGCCCTTGCATCAGAGCTTTATGTTAATAACACTCATTGTAGTGGCAATTTCTCTCTTGTGAGAGGTGCACCAAACTACCCGAAGACCATGTCAAAAATTAATTCCTTGCTTTGTTGAGGGATGTCATTCTGGACGAAAAAAAAACAACACCTTCATCATATACTAGCAGGATATTAGGCTAATCTGCCTGATTACTGATGAATATAATGCCAGCAATGAAAAATTCCTCCACAAACAGGTCTGACAGGTCAGAATGAAAATGGAGAGACCACAGGTCATGAGACAGTACATCAACATTTGAAAGGGGcctcttatacaatatatatgatctTTGAAATGTATACCTTTCTTAAACATGTTCTTGGAAACATGTGTTATGAGTAGCAGAACGATTTTATCTACCTGTACACATTATGGCGAAAATCGTTGTATGACGAGTAAGAGATGATGGCGCCAAATCCAACGGAAAGACTGAAGAAGCATTGCGTCACTGCCGCGTACCAGACCTGTAAAGGTGAAATTATATATTTGAGGTTAAGAATGGTTTAGATTCTAATCTTAATGGGTTGCTTCCATATTGAATAGATTCAAAAACATTTGATATGGGAGTAAATACAAAATTACAGTTACTGCCTCATTTATGGCTTCAGTGTTAAATGTATATATCGAAGACAAATCCCGCAGTTCTAGGGCTATTCTTTATCTTAATAAAAGTTTCAATCACTGGCCTCACGCGATCCTTTGTGATCTTTGATACCTTTGCCCATAATCAACTCAACATTTTCTAGGTTTCCCTCCTACTTTCCACCTAGAAACTGAGACATCCCTTTCTATCCCCACTCTTCTCCAAGCCCCAAACCAACTTTCTCACGGGTGTTGAGGCTTCTACTGTAGCTTCCTGATCGTATCTGCACGCTAGCGCCACTTCAAGCCTCCTTACTCACTCCcaattatccccccccccaaaaaaaaaaaaaaaaaattgatgacaaCTTACATTGGGATCAAGTAGTTTTTCCCACTGCGGGGTGATGAAAAATGCGACACCATCGAGGGAGCCTGGAAGGATCGCTCCACGAATCAGGAGTGTTACGAGAACCACGTAAGGAAAAAGGGCAGTAAAATAGGCGGCCTGCAAGGGAAGgacgtagattattattattattattattattattattattattattatctaaactacaaccctaggatactataagcacaagggctttaacagggaaaaatagcccagtgaggaaaggaaacaatgaaataaataaattacaagagaagtaatgaacaatttaaaaaaaagaacacTACAATAAATGTAACAACATgaaaaaagatctttcatttataagctatgaaaaattaaaaatgaataaagaggaagagagataagataagaTAGCgtgctcgggtgtaccctcaagcaagagaattattgATAAGGTAGAGGAGATGGCTCattcaataaaagtttttttttccccgATCTGAATGACGTCAAAAGCTCTTTATGACATCACGTCACGTGATATGACCAAGACTTTGATGCCAGGTATAGATAAACacgaaaatgtattaaaaaaaaaaaaggcatttatgGTATTTTAACAGTGCACGGTGTAGCCTATATTCAACCCTAAAGTTAAGAAAAAGCTAATTTTGAATGAGCATTTAATATTTGTAATGATGGAAACTTACTAGTTATTAGTGCTGCTCCAATTTTACATGGGAATTGAAACTTCTACATTATTTCATTCAAATCTCAAGCCTTTTCTTTAGCATGactgaagtatctctctctctctctctctctctctctctctctctctctctctctctctctctctctctctcacctttcccGAGGATTGAACTCCCTTGACTAACGTGAGGAAGACAACGATCCAGGAGAAGAGGAGGCAGAGCGTCAGTCGCCAATCGGGGACGCCGATGCCTTCATCAATGTTGTCACTCTTACGAATCACGTAATTGCTGCTCTCACGGGTCAAGAACAGCATATGAAGAGGAAGTTTTTGTTAAAGAATATTCTCTAGTTTATAACATctaaagaaatttttaagaataagTTTTGAAAATTTCCCAAGGAATCTTGGAATTTTCCTTACCCTAAACTGATCACTTTTGAAATCTTTGGGGTggtttctttttcttattaaattTATAATGTTATATAATGAATTTGAAACTACACTAAGCTTAAGACCATGTACAGATTTGTTAACAAACTGGTTATGACAGTAAGTTATAGAATAAAACCCTAACTGAAATGCTATAGATAATTagtaggaaaggaaaaaaaaataaaaagaatgaaaaaaatcgtGAACTAACTCGAAATATTCTTCAGCAGATGATTTGGATAAGTTGGTGATGTTAAAGCTTCCTGACGAATCGACACAGTGCTCATCGGCCCAGTCGGGGTCGCAGTACGACCAGGGCAATGCCGCCGCAAAGGACGCAAAGAAATAGAACACATTTATTGCCATCAGAGAGCAGTAGTACGTTACCACACACCATGTTCCAATCATCTGCCCATACCCAACACCTGTAAAGAAttatcaaattaatatatatatatatatatatatatatatatatatatatatatatatatatatatatatataacctggctccacaaggcacaagaagagttggaagactcaggcctacatggctgtagactatgaagcgtgaagtaggagttgatgaatggagaattattgatttaaaaaagcacaagatagagattactgtcgaaatctaactgaagctctttgtgataataggcgtaggagatgatatatatatatatatatatatatatatatatatatatatatatatatatatatatatatatattgtgtgtgtgtgtgtgtgtgtgtgtgtgtgtgtgtgtgtgtgtgtgtggtcaagcATGAATTCTGAAAATCAGTCCATTTCACATTTCATTTCAGATCTGTCATTAAAACTTGATTCTATTCTTAAATCAACAAGCATAAAAACCCGAGGAAGAAATTGATACCTGTAGTTATGATGATTTATTTGAAATGGATGAATTTCAGTTGACCAGTTATGTGAGAGAGAATCAACAGAACAAACGAAGAAGAAGTTAGAGAATGAGTGAGTTTCATCATGAGAAAAAGAAGCAGGGCAGACCCTCGTGTAGTTGCTTACCTTTAGAGGCAGGAACCATCTTCCAGACTTTGACGCTTCCGGAGGAGGAGAATTGTCCTAAGCATAATTCTAAGAAGTAAAGCGGCTGcaggattgtaaaaaaaaaaaaaaatgaatattagatttatttatttgttggtcTAAGGATACTTTGCTGTAAttgattttaaaaaagaaaaagttttttttttttttttacggaaatttAGAATAAGAAGTACCCCTGATACTTTGGTTATTTGTGTTATTTAAGTAAAATTTCTGCATAGAGAATTGTCAATATATATTTTCTGACTGGTGCAGCGTGACTTACCCTTCCAATGAAAGTCAGGACGATGAGGTAAGGAATGAGGAAAGCCCCTCCACCGTTTTCGTAGGCCGTCATGGGAAACCGCCACACATTACCCAAGCCAACAGACATGGCAACGCAAGAGAGAAGGAATTCTATTGGTCGACCCCATTGCTGCCTCtgttcttcctcttcattgtccgtGGGAAGATTCTGGTAGAGGGAAAGCGTAGAATTTCGGATTATCAACTTGGGCATTACTGGAAAAGTTTCTTATTTCCTATCGCGTAGATGCGTATGAAATAGGCAGATAGATGCCCTTGCCTACACAGtgaattgcagaaaaaaaaaatgtaatattgtaaTAACAAAAGAGTAATGATGAGATAATGAGGCTTTGCCATGTTATAAGAAGTTATAGACAGAGCCACTTCATAAACAAACACGATAGgaacattttatattttcattatgaacAAAAACTACATTTACGAGACTAGGCCCTATAGGGCACATTCTTCAACTTTTGGGCAAACGAAAACAACCCGTCATAGAAGGACAATCCCAACAGTtcccacttatttttttttcctgcagaACCATTTCTTGCTCCGAAGAAGTTCACCCTGCCACACACTGACTGCGCAGTGAGTAAACAAACAGTTAGTGTAGGGGGAGATGCcagaggtggtgggcagggctaaaCACACGCATCAAGGTGTGCACATCCTTAGAGCGAGGTATGACAGGAGTTGCAGTGGCTAACTGTACTTCATCACCAAATAGatcttccacgcagatatctattgtctcagtccaAGGTATAATAGTGAATAGACTCAACATCGAAGTTTGCCATTGTACTGTATATTCTCCTAAGTTTAAAGTAGACATTTTAGTAAACGAAAAAGTCCTCTACTGTATATTCATTATCTGTTATTCGAGCTATTATTAGGACTGGAAATTTCGTTAGGTTAGCCTATAATTATTGTGTTCCAAAAGCTGACAAGGCATCCTTGAAAGCACAACCATTTTTATAAACCTTATGTAGTCTATATTCCATACATGAAACCCGTTTAGGAccctaatattatttcgaaactcgAATCATGGTGACTTGGAAATATATGGCGATATCTCTTTTCTTGATAATAACATTCAAAGGAAGAAATGGTACAGCGTCCACAGAAAACCAACGGTTACAGGTCTATATAATAAATTCCCCTCCCTAATGGTTTTCCAGTACGAGAGAAATCTACTGTAGTCTGCACACTCACATATAGAGTACGTAACCTCTGTTCTTTATACCTAAACAATCATAATAACTTTACTGATGCATACATTAGAAGATCTTACGCTACCATCACATGAAAAACAAACTGCTGTCtctaaaaaaatacatattttacacTCCCATAATAGAGTGTCGGCAGTTTTAAGATACGAAATCACTTCAGCTAAATTGTACGTGAATTCCATCCACAGTTTCACTGAAGGTGGTATTTTTCCCCAGCTTCATTGCGTAAATTTTTCAAGTTTAAAGATCGGGTCTCAGAGGATCTTTGTTCGAGTGTCATGTATAAGCGTGAACACTGAAATGCATGAAATATTGGGGAAAATCAAACGAATTACAGAACAAGATTACTCAAGAACTTTGGTCGTTCCCAAATAACAGGTAATTATTCTGTCATTAGAGGCTTTTAACAAAGTGAGCATCACCCAATATCCAGGAACAACTTTTCCATTTTGGGCACTTCCCGGAATCAACTGGACCTTATAAAAAACGGAGCTAATTTACCACCACCACCAGAAAGCAACCCTGTGTTGAAGAGCATGCTAGTTATCTTGAATTTGATTCTAATTTATGTGGGTTTACAATACTTGCACTTTGGATTTTTTTATTGCAGTGGTAACTTTATATTTCATATGCCATTTTCTTTAcgtttttataaagttttataacTGGCAAATCCATAGAACATGAAAAGGAACATCTCTGAGgactttggcctgcagtggactggaaacagctgcatgttgtatatatatatatatatatatatatatatatatatatatatatatatatatatatatatatatatatatatatatatatatgtgtgtatgtatgtatgtttgtatgtatgtatgtacacacacatatatatatgtatatatatatatatatatatatatatatatatatgtgtgtgtgtgtgtgtgtgtctgcatacatATAAGTATTATAATTACATAGTTATTTCTATTGTACAACAACATTATATAAATATCCTATTTACATATTCTttcacatatctatataatatgtgcatatacatacataaatacatacgttaatatgtgtgtatgaatataagtatatgtatatgcactgtatatatagatatatatcctagtatttatatgtatgcattgagtgtatgtacatatattcttatgcatacacgcatatataatgtatatatgcatatgtatatttatatatgtatatatatacatatgtacatatatatgtgtgtgtgtttgtatgtatgtgtgtatacatgtatatgtatcatatatgtatgtatattccaatatatatatatatatatatatatatatatatatatatatatatatatatatatatacagtatatatatttatgtatatacatatgaataaatatttttatatataatatatacatacatatgtgtataaatacatgtacatatatacgtgcatatatatatatatatatatatatatatatatatatatatatatatatatatatataggtgtgtgtgtgtaaatatatatatatatatatatatatatatatatatatatatatatatatatatatatatatatatatatatatatctatatatatatatatatatatatatatatatatatatatatatacatacatatatatataaacacacacacatatatatatatatatatatacataaatatatatatatatatataaatatatctatacatataaatatatatatatatatatatatatatatatatatatatatatatatatatatatatatatatatacattatgacgaGTTATTTGGAAACGGTAATTCTACTAACCTTTACGATGACGTCTTCAGAGGCAGCTAAATGACAGGCTTTGATATTTGGGTAAGAATTCTCATCCTGCGAAATGAAGAGCAAACAATAAAATCAGTACCAAAATTTTATAACCTAAACTTGGAACATGAAATTGAAAACAATAACCATAACACTAGAAGCAAAAAGGATAAAGTATAATTTAATTTCATAAAGCTCAAtggagttttaaatatatttttttttattctgtactgACTTATTGTAAAAGCATAGGATTTCACGTTTGTGGAGAATTACTGTATGTTGAAACACTTCTCAAATCTAGATACCAATATTTATTAAGtactttaaataaaattttatggGTATGTTGACAATATTGATCCTCATAAAAGGATTAACACAGAACCGAGAAGTTTTAAACTTTTCGGAGATTAGTGTTGATAAATCAAATGTAGATGACATTaacattttattatcatcatcgaatTCTTTTCATGATTGTGTTGATAAAATTTTGAagtgaatatttcatattttatggaaGTAATAAATTTAAACGAGTGATAGGCGGTTAATACTTGGCTTTATCAAACCTATAAATGTTCTTTcttggttttcttcttttttcagaGCTGTAATATAAGTGCAAAACTTAGGCAATAGTAGTCTATAATAAGAACAAGCATATAACATGGATACCAGAATATTGCcttgaaatcttttatttttatgtcGGCACAAGAGCTCTTGTGGATTTGCCgtcatattttttatattgacGAATTTTGGCATTTTCTGAAAGGTAATTTCATATTTTTAAGGATATTTATCTTCGAGACCCAAGAATTCAAATTCAGTAACGAACAATAACCTACGACAActtgtgggtagtaggttggccaaggcaccagccacccgttaagatattaccgctagagagttattgggtcctttaactggccagacaatactacactggatccctctctctgtttacggctcattttttttttttttttttttttttttttttgcctacacatacaccgaatagtctggcatattctttccacattctcctctgtcgtcgTACATCtgataacaccgagattaccaaaaaatttcttcgcttaaagggttaactactgcactataattgtttagcagctactttcctcttggtaagggtagaagaaactctttagttatggttatcagttcttctaggagaaagacactccaaaatcaaacccttgctctctagtcttggatagtgccatagcctctgcaccaaagtcttccactgtcttggggtagagttctcttgcttgggggtacacttgggcacactattctatctcatttttcttcctctttttttggaatt encodes the following:
- the LOC137653564 gene encoding sodium-dependent nutrient amino acid transporter 1-like, producing the protein MTLEKDQNVSTISYPDLGGIDNKGFENDLAGTTAADIAQPDENSYPNIKACHLAASEDVIVKNLPTDNEEEEQRQQWGRPIEFLLSCVAMSVGLGNVWRFPMTAYENGGGAFLIPYLIVLTFIGRPLYFLELCLGQFSSSGSVKVWKMVPASKGVGYGQMIGTWCVVTYYCSLMAINVFYFFASFAAALPWSYCDPDWADEHCVDSSGSFNITNLSKSSAEEYFDNYVIRKSDNIDEGIGVPDWRLTLCLLFSWIVVFLTLVKGVQSSGKAAYFTALFPYVVLVTLLIRGAILPGSLDGVAFFITPQWEKLLDPNVWYAAVTQCFFSLSVGFGAIISYSSYNDFRHNVYRDAWILSLADTFTSLLAGFTIFCILGNLAFELGVDVSEVVKGGSGLAFISYPEALTKFDTVPQLFAVLFFLMMFTLGVGSSTALSSNIIAIFADQFPKVKKLYISMAVCSVSFLFGLIYVTPGGQWMVDLVDYFGAGFIIYVLVIIETISVNYIYGMRNLLGDIKFMLDVDLGIYWKFCWAFFIPVSLTGILLYSFIDLNLPTFDGKTYPDSAYASGWVLSVVAICMVPLWFGHSLYHAQGEDIKQKLRNVFKPDDGWGPKQTKIRKEWEVLRSIQ